From Prosthecobacter dejongeii, the proteins below share one genomic window:
- a CDS encoding ABC transporter permease, with protein sequence MILGTLAAWTLHQFRSRLQSVHQSLVTLPLALPDLLMGMSLLALFVAAGVETGFMTLWIAHVTFCLSYVTMVVLGRLQDFDLTLLEAARDLGATRWQAMRRVLLPLLLPGILAGGLLAFTLSMDDYVISFFVSGPGTTTLPLRVASMMKTSRSLPMINALSTLMIACTFLLAAASFRLQKK encoded by the coding sequence ATGATTTTAGGCACCCTGGCAGCATGGACGCTGCATCAGTTTCGATCCCGTCTGCAAAGCGTGCATCAAAGCCTGGTGACGCTGCCTCTCGCCCTACCAGATCTTCTAATGGGCATGTCGCTGCTGGCTTTATTCGTAGCGGCTGGGGTAGAGACAGGATTCATGACCCTATGGATCGCGCATGTGACGTTTTGCCTGAGTTACGTCACGATGGTGGTGCTGGGGCGATTGCAGGATTTTGACCTCACGCTGCTGGAGGCGGCTCGTGATTTAGGCGCTACGCGTTGGCAGGCGATGCGTCGTGTTTTACTGCCCTTGCTACTTCCAGGGATCTTAGCCGGTGGGCTACTAGCTTTTACCCTTTCGATGGATGATTACGTGATTTCCTTTTTTGTCTCTGGCCCTGGAACCACGACGTTACCCCTGCGAGTCGCCAGTATGATGAAAACCAGCCGCAGCCTGCCCATGATCAATGCCCTGAGCACACTCATGATCGCATGCACCTTTCTTCTCGCAGCGGCCAGTTTTCGTCTGCAAAAGAAATAG
- a CDS encoding cupin domain-containing protein: MANKATIIPAGQGTIIRAFGQESHFHLTGEQTGGAYTQWVEITQPGGGPPPHFHTREDEWFYVLEGQMSFLKEGQWNEGGPGTAVYMPRNVPHAFKNTGNIVSKMLITTAPSGFENFFARCAEVMNQPGEPDMQRIIEISAEHGIYFVNP; encoded by the coding sequence ATGGCCAATAAAGCTACTATTATACCGGCAGGCCAAGGCACCATCATCCGTGCTTTTGGTCAAGAATCCCATTTTCATCTCACTGGGGAGCAGACTGGTGGGGCTTACACGCAGTGGGTAGAAATCACTCAGCCTGGAGGTGGTCCACCTCCCCACTTTCATACTCGAGAGGATGAATGGTTTTATGTTTTGGAAGGTCAGATGAGCTTTTTAAAAGAAGGGCAATGGAACGAAGGGGGCCCAGGCACCGCTGTTTACATGCCTCGGAATGTACCTCATGCCTTTAAGAACACAGGGAACATTGTTTCCAAGATGCTCATCACCACGGCTCCCTCGGGCTTTGAAAACTTCTTTGCTCGTTGTGCTGAAGTGATGAATCAACCTGGAGAGCCTGATATGCAGCGTATCATTGAGATCAGCGCTGAGCATGGAATCTATTTTGTAAATCCCTAG
- the moeB gene encoding molybdopterin-synthase adenylyltransferase MoeB, which translates to MTDLSPAELQRYARHLAMPEFGIEAQRKLKAARVLCIGAGGLGSPISMYLAAAGVGTLGLVDPDVVEISNLQRQLLFGQSDVGRPKLEAARERLLDINPHLEVRMHREMFTATNARQIAADYDLLIDGTDNFPTRYLSNDTAVWLGKPNVYGSILRFEGQVAVFAPHLGAPCYRCMSPIPPKPGLVPSCAEGGVLGVLPGLVGTMQALEAIKLITGMGQPLLGKLLHVDTLSLRFRTFNLRRDPDCPVCGENPTITEPIDYQGFCGMTPPPNVPTLTVQELHDKRMQGEDHFLLDVREPDEYENARITGSILIPLGQVTARAAEIPKDKPVFVHCRSGMRSAKAVATLQDLGYTQVWNIAGGILAWAKDIDPTVPAI; encoded by the coding sequence ATGACTGATCTTTCCCCTGCCGAACTCCAGCGTTATGCACGGCATCTCGCCATGCCTGAGTTTGGTATCGAAGCTCAGAGAAAACTAAAAGCCGCACGTGTCTTGTGCATCGGTGCTGGAGGTCTGGGCTCTCCCATCAGCATGTATTTGGCTGCGGCAGGTGTGGGTACATTGGGCCTTGTGGACCCAGATGTGGTAGAGATTTCTAACCTACAACGACAGTTGCTCTTTGGCCAAAGCGATGTTGGACGCCCAAAACTCGAAGCCGCACGCGAACGGCTTTTAGACATCAATCCACATCTCGAAGTGCGAATGCACCGTGAGATGTTCACGGCAACGAACGCTCGCCAAATCGCCGCCGATTATGATCTCTTGATTGATGGAACTGATAACTTCCCCACACGTTATCTCTCCAATGATACCGCTGTCTGGCTGGGTAAGCCGAATGTGTATGGCAGTATTTTACGCTTTGAGGGACAGGTGGCCGTCTTCGCTCCCCACCTGGGCGCGCCCTGCTACCGATGCATGTCCCCTATCCCGCCCAAGCCAGGCTTGGTTCCCAGTTGCGCAGAAGGTGGCGTGCTTGGCGTTTTACCAGGCCTCGTCGGTACCATGCAGGCGCTTGAAGCCATCAAGCTCATCACCGGTATGGGGCAACCTTTGTTAGGCAAGCTTCTTCACGTGGATACTTTGAGTCTCCGCTTTCGCACCTTCAATCTCCGGCGCGACCCTGACTGCCCCGTCTGTGGAGAAAATCCCACCATCACCGAACCCATCGACTACCAAGGCTTTTGCGGTATGACACCTCCTCCCAATGTACCTACTCTCACGGTTCAGGAACTGCACGACAAACGCATGCAGGGGGAAGACCATTTCCTCCTGGATGTGCGCGAGCCTGATGAGTATGAAAACGCACGCATCACGGGCTCCATTCTCATCCCTCTGGGACAGGTCACCGCTCGTGCGGCTGAAATCCCCAAGGACAAGCCCGTCTTCGTGCATTGCCGATCGGGCATGCGCAGTGCTAAGGCTGTAGCAACTTTGCAAGACCTGGGTTACACCCAGGTTTGGAATATTGCGGGCGGTATTCTAGCCTGGGCCAAAGATATTGATCCAACCGTACCCGCCATCTAA
- a CDS encoding DUF5069 domain-containing protein has protein sequence MKHYIWDSYFVELFDACVDEYDDGNKDFESWFSDEDQDFLKAIGCREREFFDFVEDNVSSGGEDPTAITALLVAAVRRDYFLTIQKGVESAHVIAPSELPAKTADLGGFVWLPRIIVKARAKLRGEMDPDTMFCCGGDRAFLSKHDIHPADFLRVVWAAGDDDQKILDYVKSRQA, from the coding sequence ATGAAGCATTACATTTGGGACTCTTATTTCGTGGAATTGTTCGACGCCTGCGTGGACGAATACGATGACGGCAACAAGGACTTCGAGAGCTGGTTTAGCGATGAGGACCAAGACTTTCTAAAAGCCATCGGCTGCCGTGAGCGCGAGTTCTTCGACTTTGTGGAAGATAACGTCAGCTCAGGTGGCGAAGACCCCACCGCCATCACGGCCCTTTTGGTAGCGGCTGTGCGTCGGGATTATTTCCTGACGATCCAAAAAGGAGTGGAGAGTGCACACGTCATTGCCCCATCTGAACTTCCTGCTAAAACGGCCGACTTAGGTGGATTTGTCTGGCTACCGCGGATCATCGTAAAGGCACGTGCAAAACTGCGTGGGGAGATGGACCCTGACACGATGTTTTGCTGCGGTGGCGATCGTGCCTTTTTGTCCAAGCATGACATTCATCCGGCAGACTTCCTGCGGGTGGTTTGGGCAGCCGGAGATGACGATCAAAAAATCCTCGACTACGTTAAATCACGCCAAGCTTGA
- a CDS encoding DUF1552 domain-containing protein translates to MKSLNRRQFLRDLGISATALPFLAGLPSITGAPAPQKRQRLIVMFSPNGTLPGEFWPDKEGEGIEFKSILKPLEAFKEKTLILHGIANKVQGDGDSHMRGMSCLLTCDELLKGNIMGGGGNPAGWASNISIDQEIKNFLQSRPETRTRFGSLEFGVAVPDRADPWTRMSYAGGNQPIAPVDDPHQMLGKLYGRMKDKESLVSILDDVRDDLKRVSSKLSARDKALLDQHMTLVRSLEQDLENADKQGQLAHPVPQIDPSIELVNDNTPEISRVQIDLLVNSLANDMARVATLQYMRSVGMAQMRWLGIEEGHHSLSHDPDDNKDSYAKLMKINTWFAGEFAYLAKRLSETPEPTGDGSMLDNTLLVWTNELGKGNSHTLNDIPYVMVGGGAGFKMGRTLKFDKVAHNRLWMSVAHSMGHTGLKTFGKTELCEGGALNLV, encoded by the coding sequence ATGAAATCTCTGAATCGCCGTCAATTTCTTCGCGACCTCGGCATCTCCGCTACGGCCTTGCCGTTCCTGGCGGGTCTGCCTAGCATCACGGGAGCTCCGGCACCGCAAAAGCGGCAGCGGCTCATCGTCATGTTCTCCCCCAATGGCACGCTGCCGGGTGAATTTTGGCCTGATAAAGAGGGGGAGGGAATTGAGTTCAAATCCATCCTTAAACCGTTGGAAGCCTTCAAGGAAAAGACCCTGATCCTTCATGGTATCGCCAACAAGGTGCAGGGTGACGGAGACAGCCACATGCGCGGCATGAGCTGCCTGCTTACCTGCGATGAATTGTTGAAAGGCAATATCATGGGCGGTGGTGGCAATCCTGCTGGCTGGGCCAGTAATATTTCCATTGATCAGGAGATCAAAAACTTCCTCCAAAGCCGCCCAGAGACCCGCACTCGTTTTGGCTCGCTTGAGTTCGGCGTAGCGGTGCCTGATCGTGCCGATCCCTGGACTCGCATGAGTTATGCCGGTGGCAATCAACCCATCGCCCCCGTAGATGATCCCCACCAGATGCTGGGCAAATTGTACGGCCGAATGAAAGACAAGGAAAGTCTTGTCAGCATCTTGGATGACGTGCGCGATGACCTAAAGCGTGTTTCCTCCAAGCTGAGTGCTCGCGACAAAGCTTTGCTGGACCAACACATGACTTTGGTCCGTAGTCTGGAACAGGATCTGGAGAATGCCGATAAGCAAGGCCAGCTCGCCCATCCAGTGCCGCAGATTGACCCCAGCATTGAACTGGTGAATGACAATACGCCCGAGATCAGCCGTGTGCAGATTGATCTCCTGGTCAACTCCCTGGCCAATGACATGGCCCGCGTGGCCACGCTTCAATACATGCGCTCTGTGGGCATGGCCCAGATGCGCTGGCTGGGCATCGAAGAAGGTCACCACTCTCTTTCGCACGATCCTGATGACAATAAAGACAGCTACGCCAAGCTGATGAAGATCAATACCTGGTTCGCGGGAGAATTCGCTTATCTGGCCAAGCGCCTCAGCGAAACCCCTGAGCCGACAGGGGATGGCAGCATGCTGGACAATACCTTGTTAGTCTGGACCAATGAGTTAGGTAAGGGCAATAGCCACACCCTCAATGACATTCCTTATGTGATGGTGGGTGGTGGGGCAGGATTCAAAATGGGCCGTACCTTGAAGTTTGACAAAGTCGCTCATAATCGTCTTTGGATGAGCGTGGCACACAGCATGGGCCACACGGGGCTCAAAACGTTTGGCAAGACTGAACTTTGCGAAGGTGGAGCCCTGAATCTTGTTTAA
- a CDS encoding sterol desaturase family protein, translating into MELFREQLLLLVSVPVILGAILLEIIVTHFHGIRAYTRRETLTNFYMAALNGSLDLVLRAVLVLPVMLWAWNHRGMDLDKGWFYWIALFILQDLAYYVLHYVDHHCRLFWAVHVTHHSSEEFNLTTGFRSSVFQPVYRTIYFLPIAWLGFEPLDILFMYAATQIYGSLIHTERIQSMGWLEHVLVTPSHHRVHHASNGRYLDKNMGMCLIVWDKLFGTFQAELPDEPVRYGLTKRIEDRGLLNIVLHEWKDMLRDVRQSALPWRKRLGYIFRGPGWKAEE; encoded by the coding sequence ATGGAATTGTTTCGTGAACAGTTGCTGCTGCTCGTCAGTGTGCCGGTGATCTTGGGGGCCATCCTTCTTGAGATCATCGTCACACACTTCCATGGCATCCGGGCTTATACCCGGCGGGAGACTCTGACGAATTTTTACATGGCTGCTTTGAATGGCAGTCTAGACTTAGTCTTGCGCGCGGTGCTAGTCCTACCCGTAATGTTGTGGGCATGGAATCATCGCGGGATGGATCTGGACAAAGGCTGGTTCTACTGGATCGCCTTGTTTATCCTCCAGGACTTGGCCTATTACGTCCTGCATTACGTGGACCATCATTGCCGCCTGTTTTGGGCAGTGCATGTCACACATCATTCTTCGGAGGAGTTCAATCTCACCACCGGGTTTCGTTCGTCTGTCTTTCAGCCTGTTTATCGCACGATTTACTTCCTACCTATTGCTTGGTTGGGCTTTGAGCCGCTCGATATTCTCTTCATGTATGCGGCCACACAGATCTACGGCAGCCTCATTCATACCGAGCGCATTCAGTCAATGGGTTGGCTAGAGCATGTTTTGGTGACGCCGAGCCACCATCGCGTACATCATGCTTCCAATGGGCGTTACCTGGATAAAAACATGGGCATGTGCCTGATCGTCTGGGATAAACTTTTTGGTACTTTTCAGGCTGAGTTGCCGGATGAACCTGTGCGTTATGGCCTAACCAAAAGAATTGAAGATCGAGGACTGCTGAACATTGTTCTTCATGAGTGGAAGGACATGCTGAGAGATGTGAGGCAGAGCGCTTTGCCTTGGAGAAAACGCCTAGGCTACATCTTCCGAGGGCCAGGTTGGAAGGCTGAGGAGTAA
- the feoB gene encoding ferrous iron transport protein B, with protein sequence MSAESPLLAIVGNPNSGKTTIFNQLTGLRQKVGNYPGVTVEKKIGECYSQHGKKLRLIDLPGAYSLNARSPDEAVLRDVLLGRQADTPRPDRVVFIADAANLERNLYLLTQVLELGLPTILVLNMMDIATSKEWRIDLRKLSDELGVPVVPMQATTGTGFLELKSAISREDIPLPRWQSAPLPDDIRATLQTTRAELLLTGAVHDKTTLLEPLYLLSDHDPLHASIKDAYMGQIQRGRDALNATHPGWEDQLVADRYAKIESLTREVLQRPDQELPTITQKLDAILLHPILGGLTMLAFLGFLFYLIFAVAEIPMGLIDETFGALGTWVTGIMPAGDLRDLIVQGAIAGVGGVVIFLPQILILFFFIGIMEDTGYMARVAFILDRVMGVVGLNGKAFLPFLSSYACAIPGVMATRTIDSPKDRLITILIAPLASCTARIPVYVLLISVFMPDTVSTWAKAGIMVGLYALGTLGAFFFAWVLNKGIMRGKNAPMILEMPTYKMPALKSILLLVWQRAKAFLVRAGTIIFGISILIWAASTYPKNHDISAQVTTVEERIAELEPQAENEAVAPQLEAAKAELASLNSQHLAQSLAGRAGHFIEPAIRPLGYDWKIGIGLIGSFAAREVFVNTMSVVYAVQAQDDEDIAPVRDRIREEKRADGSAVYTPLVCISLLVFYVFAMQCVSTMAIVKRETGSWGWMFFQLGFMTGTAYFLSFVIFQVGSALGY encoded by the coding sequence ATGAGCGCCGAATCGCCCCTGCTGGCCATCGTAGGCAACCCGAATTCGGGAAAGACCACCATTTTCAACCAACTCACCGGTCTGCGGCAGAAGGTGGGGAATTACCCAGGCGTCACGGTCGAAAAAAAGATTGGGGAATGCTACAGCCAACATGGCAAAAAACTTCGTCTCATTGACCTTCCGGGTGCTTACAGCCTCAATGCCCGCAGCCCAGATGAGGCTGTCCTGCGCGACGTGCTGTTAGGCCGTCAGGCAGATACCCCCCGGCCAGACCGAGTCGTTTTCATCGCAGATGCTGCGAATCTAGAGCGCAATCTTTACCTCCTCACTCAAGTTCTAGAACTGGGCCTGCCGACGATCCTGGTACTGAACATGATGGACATCGCCACGTCCAAGGAATGGCGTATTGACCTCAGAAAGCTCTCAGACGAACTCGGTGTTCCGGTGGTCCCCATGCAAGCGACCACCGGAACAGGCTTTCTGGAACTGAAATCCGCGATCAGTCGCGAAGATATCCCCCTTCCCCGATGGCAGTCGGCACCGTTGCCTGATGACATTCGTGCCACTCTCCAGACGACCCGAGCGGAACTGCTACTGACAGGGGCAGTTCATGATAAAACGACTCTTCTCGAACCGCTCTATTTGCTTTCAGACCACGATCCGCTGCACGCCAGTATCAAGGATGCATACATGGGCCAGATCCAGCGGGGGCGGGATGCATTGAACGCCACTCATCCAGGTTGGGAAGATCAGCTTGTGGCAGATCGTTATGCCAAGATCGAAAGCCTGACCCGCGAAGTACTGCAAAGGCCCGATCAGGAGTTGCCGACCATCACTCAAAAGTTGGATGCCATCCTCCTCCACCCGATACTAGGCGGCCTCACCATGCTGGCCTTTCTGGGCTTTCTTTTTTATCTTATCTTTGCCGTGGCTGAGATCCCCATGGGATTGATTGACGAGACCTTTGGAGCTTTGGGCACCTGGGTCACCGGGATCATGCCGGCAGGAGATCTGCGTGATTTGATCGTTCAAGGGGCCATTGCAGGCGTCGGTGGTGTGGTCATTTTCCTCCCACAGATTTTGATCCTCTTTTTCTTTATCGGTATCATGGAGGACACCGGTTACATGGCCCGCGTGGCTTTCATTTTGGATCGGGTGATGGGCGTCGTGGGCCTCAACGGTAAAGCCTTCCTTCCGTTCCTCAGCTCATACGCCTGCGCCATCCCCGGGGTGATGGCCACGCGTACCATTGACAGTCCAAAGGATCGTCTCATCACCATCCTCATCGCCCCACTGGCGAGCTGCACGGCCCGTATTCCCGTGTATGTCCTGCTCATCAGTGTCTTCATGCCAGATACTGTCTCAACCTGGGCCAAGGCGGGGATCATGGTCGGTCTTTATGCACTCGGCACACTCGGGGCCTTCTTCTTCGCCTGGGTGCTAAACAAAGGCATTATGCGCGGGAAAAACGCCCCCATGATATTGGAAATGCCGACGTACAAGATGCCCGCGTTGAAATCCATCCTCCTTCTTGTGTGGCAACGGGCCAAGGCCTTCTTGGTCCGTGCAGGGACGATCATTTTCGGTATCTCCATCTTGATCTGGGCCGCCTCTACCTACCCTAAAAATCACGACATCAGTGCGCAGGTAACCACAGTAGAAGAACGCATCGCGGAGCTTGAACCGCAGGCTGAGAATGAAGCTGTGGCCCCACAACTGGAGGCTGCGAAAGCCGAGCTAGCGTCGCTCAATTCCCAGCATCTTGCCCAGAGTTTGGCAGGGCGCGCCGGTCACTTCATTGAGCCTGCCATTAGACCCCTCGGCTATGACTGGAAGATCGGCATCGGTTTGATCGGTAGCTTTGCAGCCCGTGAAGTCTTTGTGAACACGATGTCCGTGGTCTATGCCGTGCAGGCCCAGGATGACGAAGACATTGCTCCTGTAAGGGATCGCATTCGTGAGGAAAAACGTGCGGATGGCTCTGCTGTTTATACTCCGCTCGTATGCATCAGCCTTTTGGTCTTTTACGTCTTTGCCATGCAATGCGTGAGCACCATGGCCATAGTCAAGCGCGAGACAGGCAGTTGGGGCTGGATGTTTTTCCAGCTTGGCTTCATGACAGGAACCGCATACTTTCTATCTTTTGTTATCTTCCAAGTCGGCAGCGCGCTGGGATATTGA
- a CDS encoding Trm112 family protein, with translation MDLTWINDFLLTFRCPHTHQPLRWALAEDLQRHGLAAEEKALVSEDGTRLYTIDNGIPVLLPQEV, from the coding sequence ATGGACCTTACCTGGATCAACGATTTTTTACTGACTTTTCGCTGTCCCCACACACATCAGCCGCTCCGCTGGGCTCTGGCTGAAGACTTACAACGCCACGGCCTAGCAGCCGAAGAAAAAGCTCTCGTCAGTGAAGATGGGACACGTCTTTATACGATAGACAATGGCATTCCGGTGCTGCTGCCGCAGGAAGTCTAA
- a CDS encoding FeoA family protein: MHAPFTLSQLPVGQSGIIQSMPTGRTGLTRLRELGLTPGARVTMVRRSPLGEPIEITVRGSHLAMRNHEAADICISQA, encoded by the coding sequence ATGCACGCCCCTTTCACACTTTCCCAGCTCCCTGTCGGCCAATCCGGCATCATTCAGTCCATGCCTACGGGCCGAACGGGACTCACTCGCCTGCGCGAGCTAGGCCTGACGCCAGGTGCACGTGTCACCATGGTACGGCGTTCCCCGCTAGGAGAGCCCATTGAGATCACCGTGCGCGGTTCTCACCTGGCCATGCGTAATCATGAGGCGGCAGACATTTGCATTTCCCAAGCATGA
- a CDS encoding DUF1592 domain-containing protein → MVIRYSFLALLAPSLTFSLGALLQAADGPHPGKVIYEKLCVECHGDKGQGVDGKYDEPLIGDRTLEALARKIERTMPEENVGACVGEDAKQVAAYIYEAFYSPEAQAITRPPAKDLTRLTIAQYRTSVMDLIGRFRMGPGFDRPISQEMGIKGFYRGFEIPPPEEKKSEEKLPEQVKLDELVAAKADAKVIANARNELRKAEQKRRQQEIEKAEEKRKNRKQFRFERVDGHISFHWGKDSPDAAKMIGEEFNNRWDGGVVAEETGVYEFIVKSENGVRLFVNDDQEALIDGWVSNGPKVREERKSIYLVGGRTYRLVLEHFKFKEDSASVELWWKPPHGVEELIPQHALRTDRSQQLMIISTNFPADDRSVGYERGSSISKAWDQATTEAAIATAEHVEKHLARLANVKPEDPERPTKLKAFAHLFAETAFRRRLSEEQKQLYVESHFKTAKTPEQAVKRVVLFALKSPHFLYPDLRENEQVSDFDVASRLALALWDSIPDKKLFQAASEGKLHTREQVQAQAWRMISDARTKAKLHGFFHHWLDLEHAENTSKDPNAFPGFNQEVLADLRESLLRFIDDVVWSEKSDYRELLRADYLLLNDRLAKFYGQTVQGGEFQRVSFDPNQRAGVVTHPYLLASMAYSKQTSPIHRGVFLTRNIVGISLKSPPMAVTFDESHFNPSLTMREKITELTRNSSCMSCHSTINPLGFSLENFDAIGRWRTKDNNKPVNATSELATEEGKNIRLTGPRDIVNYVADNPAGHRAFIRHLFHHTVKQQIPAYGPQVMDNLQRSFAANGCSIKQLLVEITLLSALEGVPVEVKK, encoded by the coding sequence ATGGTCATTCGATATTCTTTTTTAGCCCTTTTGGCACCCTCGCTTACCTTTAGCCTGGGAGCATTATTGCAGGCCGCCGATGGTCCACATCCGGGAAAAGTGATCTATGAAAAGCTCTGTGTGGAATGTCATGGCGACAAAGGTCAGGGCGTAGATGGTAAGTATGACGAGCCTCTTATCGGCGACCGCACCCTGGAGGCGCTGGCGCGCAAGATCGAGCGCACCATGCCGGAGGAAAACGTGGGTGCTTGTGTGGGCGAAGATGCCAAGCAGGTAGCCGCCTACATTTACGAGGCCTTTTATTCTCCCGAGGCCCAAGCAATCACCCGGCCACCGGCTAAGGATCTCACCCGTCTCACCATCGCACAATACCGCACCAGCGTGATGGATCTCATCGGCCGTTTTCGCATGGGGCCGGGGTTCGATCGCCCAATTTCTCAGGAAATGGGGATCAAGGGCTTTTATCGAGGTTTCGAGATTCCACCCCCGGAAGAAAAAAAGTCTGAAGAGAAACTGCCAGAGCAGGTCAAACTCGATGAACTTGTGGCAGCGAAAGCCGATGCCAAAGTCATCGCCAATGCGCGCAACGAACTCCGCAAGGCCGAGCAAAAACGCCGCCAGCAAGAGATCGAGAAAGCCGAGGAAAAGCGTAAGAATCGGAAGCAATTCCGCTTCGAGCGTGTGGATGGCCACATCTCTTTTCACTGGGGTAAGGACAGCCCAGATGCCGCGAAAATGATCGGTGAGGAATTCAATAACCGCTGGGACGGCGGTGTGGTGGCGGAAGAAACCGGGGTGTATGAATTCATCGTCAAAAGCGAAAACGGCGTCCGCCTTTTCGTTAACGATGACCAGGAAGCCCTGATTGACGGATGGGTGAGCAATGGACCCAAAGTCCGTGAGGAGCGCAAAAGCATCTACCTTGTCGGGGGGCGCACCTACCGCTTGGTGCTGGAACATTTCAAATTCAAGGAAGACTCAGCCTCCGTGGAGCTGTGGTGGAAGCCTCCTCATGGCGTGGAGGAACTCATCCCTCAACATGCCCTGCGGACCGACCGTTCCCAGCAGCTCATGATCATCAGTACGAATTTCCCCGCCGATGACCGCAGCGTAGGTTATGAGCGTGGCTCCAGCATCAGCAAAGCCTGGGATCAAGCCACCACAGAGGCTGCCATTGCGACGGCTGAACATGTGGAAAAGCATTTGGCACGCCTCGCCAATGTGAAGCCCGAGGATCCTGAGCGCCCGACCAAGCTCAAAGCCTTCGCCCACCTATTTGCCGAAACGGCCTTTCGCCGTCGTCTCAGTGAGGAGCAAAAACAACTCTACGTGGAATCCCACTTTAAGACGGCAAAAACTCCGGAGCAGGCTGTGAAGCGTGTGGTGCTATTTGCCCTCAAGTCTCCCCATTTTCTTTACCCTGATTTGCGAGAAAACGAGCAAGTCAGTGACTTCGATGTTGCCTCCCGCTTAGCTCTTGCCCTGTGGGATTCCATTCCGGATAAAAAGCTCTTTCAGGCCGCCTCTGAAGGCAAACTTCATACCCGCGAGCAGGTGCAGGCCCAGGCTTGGCGGATGATTTCCGATGCTCGCACTAAAGCTAAGTTACACGGTTTCTTCCATCATTGGTTAGACCTTGAGCACGCTGAAAACACCTCAAAGGATCCGAATGCTTTTCCAGGCTTCAATCAGGAGGTGCTGGCAGATCTGCGTGAGTCCTTGCTGCGTTTCATTGATGATGTGGTCTGGAGTGAGAAGTCTGACTATCGCGAGCTGTTGCGTGCTGATTATCTGCTGCTGAATGACCGCTTGGCAAAATTCTATGGCCAGACGGTGCAGGGCGGTGAGTTCCAGCGTGTCTCCTTTGATCCGAATCAGCGCGCCGGCGTCGTTACGCATCCCTATTTGCTGGCCTCCATGGCCTACAGCAAGCAAACCTCACCGATCCATCGCGGTGTCTTCCTCACCCGTAACATCGTGGGTATCTCCCTGAAATCACCGCCCATGGCTGTCACCTTTGATGAGAGCCACTTCAATCCCAGCCTGACCATGCGGGAAAAAATCACCGAGCTCACCCGCAATAGCTCCTGCATGTCTTGCCATTCCACCATCAATCCTCTTGGGTTCAGCTTGGAAAACTTCGACGCCATCGGTCGCTGGCGCACGAAGGATAACAATAAGCCAGTCAATGCCACCAGTGAGCTCGCGACGGAAGAGGGGAAAAACATCCGCCTCACTGGACCGCGTGACATCGTCAACTACGTTGCGGATAATCCCGCTGGGCACCGCGCTTTCATCCGCCACCTTTTCCATCACACCGTGAAACAGCAAATCCCTGCTTATGGGCCGCAGGTCATGGACAACCTTCAGCGCAGTTTTGCCGCTAACGGTTGCAGCATCAAACAACTCCTCGTTGAGATCACTCTGCTTTCTGCCCTTGAGGGGGTGCCCGTCGAAGTTAAGAAATGA
- a CDS encoding FeoB-associated Cys-rich membrane protein — MNDWQSWAAPAVVLVTAACFLYSSLKNRKKSGCGGACGCAQKPQALKKHVR, encoded by the coding sequence ATGAACGACTGGCAATCTTGGGCAGCTCCCGCAGTGGTCTTAGTGACGGCAGCATGCTTTCTCTATTCCTCTTTGAAAAACCGTAAAAAGAGTGGTTGTGGCGGAGCCTGTGGCTGCGCACAAAAGCCCCAGGCTCTGAAAAAGCATGTTCGTTAA